From one Eucalyptus grandis isolate ANBG69807.140 chromosome 9, ASM1654582v1, whole genome shotgun sequence genomic stretch:
- the LOC104419200 gene encoding ras-related protein RABB1b has product MSYDYLFKYIIIGDTGVGKSCLLLQFTDKRFQPVHDLTIGVEFGARMVTIDGRPIKLQIWDTAGQESFRSITRSYYRGAAGALLVYDITRRDTFNHLASWLEDARQHANPNMTIMLIGNKSDLSHRRAVTKEEGEQFAKENGLLFLEASARTAQNVEEAFVKTAAQILQNIQDGVFDVSNETSGIKVGYGRPQGQAGARDGAVAQRGGCCS; this is encoded by the exons ATGTCGTACGACTACCTCTTCAAGTACATCATCATCGGCGACACCG GTGTGGGCAAATCGTGCCTGCTTCTGCAATTCACGGACAAGAGGTTCCAGCCCGTCCATGATCTCACCATCGGCGTCGAGTTCGGCGCTCGCATGGTCACCATCGACGGCAGGCCGATCAAGCTTCAGATTTGGGACACG GCAGGACAGGAATCTTTCAGATCCATCACTAGATCTTACTATAGAGGAGCAGCTGGAGCACTTCTAGTTTATGACATCACCCG GAGAGATACTTTTAATCATCTTGCAAGCTGGTTGGAGGATGCTCGGCAGCATGCAAATCCCAACATGACAATCATGCTTATAGGAAACAAATCTGATCTATCTCATCGGAGGGCTGtcaccaaagaagaaggagaacagtTTGCAAAGGAAAATGGACTTCTATTTTTGGAGGCATCTGCGAGAACAGCACAAAATGTTGAGGAG GCTTTTGTAAAGACTGCGGCACAGATCCTACAGAATATACAAGACGGCGTGTTTGATGTATCTAATGAG ACGTCAGGAATCAAGGTGGGATATGGGCGCCCTCAAGGTCAAGCCGGTGCAAGAGATGGAGCTGTAGCTCAGAGGGGTGGCTGTTGCAGCTGA
- the LOC104419199 gene encoding proteasome subunit beta type-7-A produces the protein MSKATIDLPPKGGFSFDLCRRNDMLSKKGVRPPSYRKTGTTIVGIIFQDGVILGADTRATEGPIVCDKNCEKIHYMAPNIYCCGAGTAADTEAVTDMVSSQLQLHRYHTGRESRVVTALTFLKRHLFNYQGHVQAALVLGGVDFTGPHLHTIYPHGSTDTLPFATMGSGSLAAMSVFESKYREGLTKDEGINLVSEAICAGIFNDLGSGSNVDICVITKGHKEYLRNHLLPNADVYALKREYTFPKKTEVLLTKITPLRAKVKIIEGGDAMEE, from the exons ATGTCTAAAGCAACAATAGATCTCCCTCCAAAAGGTGGATTTAGTTTCGATCTGTGCAGAAGAAATGACATGCTGTCAAAGAAGGGTGTTCGCCCTCCTTCATATAGGAAAACTGGAACTACCATTGTTGGAATAATTTTTCAG GATGGAGTTATTCTTGGAGCAGATACTAGAGCTACTGAAGGGCCAATAGTTTGTGATAAGAACTGCGAGAAAATCCACTACATGGCACCAAACATATATTGCTGTGGTGCTGGGACTGCTGCTGATACAGAGGCTGTGACAG ACATGGTAAGCTCACAGTTACAGCTGCATCGCTACCATACGGGCCGAGAATCTAGGGTTGTGACAGCTTTGACCTTTCTTAAGCGACATCTTTTCAA CTATCAAGGTCATGTCCAAGCTGCTTTGGTACTTGGCGGTGTTGATTTCACAGGACCTCATCTACATACG ATATATCCCCATGGATCAACTGACACATTGCCATTTGCTACGATGGGATCTGGTTCTCTGGCTGCAATGTCTGTATTTGAATCAAAGTATAGGGAAGGCTTAACT AAAGATGAAGGAATTAATCTTGTTTCCGAGGCGATCTGCGCTGGTATATTCAATGACCTGGGAAGTGGAAGCAATGTTGATATTTGTGTAATAACAAAG GGTCACAAGGAATACCTCAGAAACCACCTTTTGCCAAATGCTGATGTTTATGCACTCAAGAGAGAGTATACTTTTCCTAAGAAGACTG AGGTTCTGCTAACGAAAATCACGCCATTGAGGGCGAAAGTCAAAATCATTGAAGGAGGAGACGCAATGGAAGAGTAA
- the LOC104419201 gene encoding pre-rRNA-processing protein ESF2 yields the protein MEEERLDSTFKKERRRKNKKKEIEAMASEKRLEAGDEGEGSRKRRRKEKLLEEAAEDGGPRAVGIDSEIDGRENEEDSNQNGGADAARARDVDSVNPPDDVEMEPNGEEAMRKIRKKKKKTQLAKEAARAGNRGVCYLSRIPPHMDHVKLRQILSQYGEIQRIYLAPEDPAAQVKRKRAGGFRGQGFSEGWVEFAKKSVAKRVANMLNGEQIGGRKRSSFYYDLWNIKYLSKFKWDDLTEEIAYKNAIREQKLALELSAAKRERDFYLSKVDQSRALSSIEERLKKKQRSQEGSVKSPEQLVSQPVAKVIRQFPKATGC from the exons ATGGAGGAGGAACGCTTGGATTCTactttcaaaaaggaaaggagaaggaagaataagaagaaggagatcgAGGCAATGGCGAGTGAAAAGAGATTGGAGGCCGGGGATGAGGGGGAGGGGAGtaggaaaaggagaaggaaggagaagcttCTAGAGGAAGCTGCGGAGGACGGCGGACCGCGAGCTGTAGGCATCGATAGTGAGATCGATGGTCGTGAAAACGAAGAGGATAGTAATCAGAATGGAGGAGCTGATGCTGCGAGAGCGAGGGATGTCGATTCTGTGAATCCTCCAGACGACGTGGAGATGGAACCGAATGGCGAGGAGGCGATGAGGAAaattaggaagaagaagaagaagacgcagTTGGCGAAGGAGGCTGCTCGAGCCGGGAATCGCGGGGTCTGCTACTTGAGCAGGATTCCTCCTCACATGGATCATGTGAAGCTTCGCCAGATTCTTTCTCAGTATGGAGAAATACAAAGGATATATCTTGCGCCCGAAG ATCCTGCGGCTCAAGTGAAGCGCAAACGTGCCGGTGGCTTTCGAGGACAAGGATTCTCAGAAGG ATGGGTTGAATTTGCCAAGAAAAGTGTTGCAAAGAGAGTTGCTAACATGTTAAATGGTGAACAAATAG GAGGGAGGAAGAGGtcctcattttattatgatCTCTGGAATATCAAGTATTTAAGCAAATTCAAGTGGGATGATCTTACTGAAGAAATCG CTTATAAGAATGCTATTCGGGAGCAAAAGCTGGCTTTAGAACTTTCTGCTGCCAAGAGAGAGCGGGATTTCTATCTTTCTAAGGTTGATCAGTCCCGAGCCTTAAGCTCCATAGAGGAACGGCTCAAGAAG AAGCAAAGGTCACAAGAAGGTTCAGTGAAAAGCCCTGAGCAACTGGTCAGCCAGCCAGTGGCAAAGGTGATTCGCCAGTTCCCAAAAGCAACCGGTTGCTAA
- the LOC104420630 gene encoding cytochrome P450 724B1, with product MDIFCCRLLDTVFAIFLGLCLALLLLFFKSFFWKQDIRARNLPRGSEGWPLLGETLAFLSPHRSNSLGSFLQDHCSRYGKVFKSHLFGSPTIVSCDHELNTFVLQNEERLFQASYPKPMHGILGKYSLLVVSGDLHKKLRSVAVNFVTASKSSSEFHRCVDRLSVSMLESWKGRQQVAFCKEAKMFALSLMVKTLLSIEPEDPRARKILADFLTYMKGFVSLPLYIPGTPYAMAVKARARLSSTVREIIEERRRTGSAAGLKKGDFMDVILGKEELNEEEMVSIVLDILLGGYETTATLMALIVFFLAHEPASLLQLKEEHLAIRRKKGSEEPLNGEDYKQMEYTNDVICEALRCLTIPSGWKVFPIFVGTHLDPTLHENPMKFDPLRWKDKAISKKVMPFGGGLRLCPGAELARLIIAFFLHHLVLSFRWKTEPDDFPIAYPYVEFKRDLVLEIEPTENHS from the exons ATGGATATCTTTTGTTGCCGCTTGCTCGACACTGTGTTTGCTATCTTCCTAGGCCTCTGCTTGGCTCTTCTGCTTCTCTTCTTCAAATCCTTCTTCTGGAAGCAGGACATTAGGGCAAGAAACCTGCCTCGGGGAAGCGAGGGATGGCCTCTTCTCGGAGAAACTCTCGCCTTCCTCTCGCCTCACCGGTCCAACTCTCTCGGTAGCTTCTTGCAAGATCACTGCTCTAG GTACGGTAAGGTATTCAAGTCCCATCTCTTCGGGTCACCGACCATAGTCTCCTGCGACCACGAGCTCAACACGTTCGTCCTCCAGAACGAGGAGAGGCTGTTCCAGGCGAGCTATCCGAAGCCCATGCACGGGATTCTTGGCAAGTACTCCCTCCTCGTGGTCTCTGGAGACCTCCATAAGAAGCTGAGGAGCGTGGCCGTCAACTTCGTCACTGCCTCCAAGTCGAGCTCTGAATTCCACCGGTGCGTCGATAGGCTGTCGGTCTCCATGTTGGAGTCGTGGAAAGGGCGTCAACAGGTTGCTTTCTGTAAAGAAGCCAAAATG TTTGCACTAAGCCTTATGGTGAAGACCCTTTTGAGTATTGAACCAGAAGACCCGAGGGCAAGGAAGATACTTGCTGATTTCTTGACGTACATGAAGGGTTTCGTGTCCTTGCCCTTATATATTCCCGGGACCCCATACGCCATGGCCGTGAAG GCAAGAGCAAGGCTTTCCTCAACCGTGAGAGAGATaatagaagagagaagaaggacaGGCAGTGCGGCGGGTTTGAAGAAAGGAGACTTCATGGACGTGATCCTGGGGAAGGAGGAGTTGAACGAGGAAGAGATGGTGAGCATCGTGCTCGACATCTTGCTCGGCGGCTACGAAACCACCGCCACCCTCATGGCCCTGATCGTCTTCTTTCTCGCCCACGAGCCCGCCTCTCTCCTCCAACTCAAg GAAGAGCACCTAGCAATAAGGCGAAAAAAGGGGAGCGAAGAGCCCTTGAACGGGGAAGATTACAAGCAAATGGAGTACACTAATGAT GTCATATGTGAAGCTTTGAGAT GTTTGACCATACCCTCAGGTTGGAAAGTATTTCCTATCTTTGTCGGGACGCATCTTGATCCGACTCTTCATGAAAATCCCATGAAATTCGATCCCTTGAGATGGAAG GATAAAGCGATAAGCAAGAAGGTCATGCCTTTCGGAGGTGGACTTCGACTTTGTCCCGGCGCCGAACTCGCGCGGCTCATAATTGCCTTCTTTCTTCATCACCTCGTCCTCAGCTT TAGGTGGAAGACAGAACCAGATGATTTCCCCATCGCTTACCCTTATGTGGAGTTCAAGAGAGATTTGGTGCTGGAGATTGAGCCAACAGAAAACCACAGCTAA